Proteins co-encoded in one Metabacillus sp. KUDC1714 genomic window:
- the wecB gene encoding non-hydrolyzing UDP-N-acetylglucosamine 2-epimerase: MSEKIKVMTIFGTRPEAIKMAPLVLELEKYPEDIESIVTVTAQHREMLDQVMEIFKVKPDYDLNIMKDRQTLTGVTVRALEGLDQIMKDVKPDLVLVHGDTTTTFVASLAALYNQISVGHVEAGLRTWDKYSPFPEEVNRQITGVIADLHFAPTVKSYNNLVQENKSPESIYITGNTAIDALQTTVSPTYQHEVLDKLQNSRMILLTAHRRENLGEPMRNMFRAIKRLVEEHDDVQVVYPVHLNPAVREVADEILGQDERIHLIEPLGVEDFHNFASRAYIILTDSGGVQEEAPSLGVPVLVLRDTTERPEGIEAGTLKLAGTDEETIYNLAYELLNNSTEYEKMSKASNPYGDGKASYRIVQAIRHHYGKISDKPEQFKA, encoded by the coding sequence TTGTCTGAAAAAATCAAAGTAATGACAATTTTTGGAACAAGACCTGAAGCAATAAAAATGGCACCACTTGTGCTAGAGCTTGAAAAATATCCAGAAGATATTGAATCAATTGTTACTGTAACTGCACAGCATCGGGAAATGTTAGATCAAGTCATGGAAATCTTTAAGGTTAAACCAGATTATGATTTAAATATCATGAAGGATCGACAAACATTAACAGGAGTTACCGTTCGTGCTCTCGAGGGATTAGATCAAATTATGAAAGATGTTAAGCCTGATCTTGTCTTAGTTCATGGAGATACAACAACGACTTTTGTTGCAAGCCTTGCTGCATTATATAATCAAATTTCAGTAGGTCATGTAGAAGCAGGACTAAGAACGTGGGATAAATATTCTCCTTTCCCTGAAGAAGTAAACCGACAAATAACAGGTGTAATTGCTGATCTTCATTTTGCACCAACAGTAAAATCTTATAATAACCTTGTTCAGGAAAATAAATCCCCTGAATCCATCTATATTACAGGAAACACAGCAATTGATGCATTACAAACAACTGTATCCCCTACATATCAACATGAAGTATTAGACAAATTACAAAATTCAAGAATGATTTTATTAACAGCGCACCGTAGAGAAAACCTTGGTGAACCTATGAGGAATATGTTCCGCGCTATTAAGCGACTAGTTGAGGAACATGATGATGTACAAGTTGTTTATCCTGTACACTTGAATCCTGCAGTGAGAGAAGTGGCAGATGAGATCCTAGGACAAGATGAGAGAATTCATCTAATTGAACCATTAGGAGTAGAAGATTTTCATAACTTTGCATCACGAGCATATATCATCCTAACTGATTCAGGTGGTGTTCAAGAGGAAGCACCTTCACTAGGAGTCCCAGTTTTAGTGCTAAGGGATACGACAGAACGACCAGAAGGAATAGAAGCCGGAACGTTAAAATTAGCTGGTACGGACGAAGAAACGATTTATAACTTAGCTTATGAATTGTTAAATAATTCAACAGAGTATGAAAAAATGTCTAAGGCTTCAAATCCTTATGGTGATGGAAAGGCTTCATACAGAATTGTTCAAGCAATTCGCCATCATTATGGAAAGATTAGTGACAAGCCTGAACAATTTAAAGCCTAA
- a CDS encoding triple tyrosine motif-containing protein: MKQLLLRVALLTCVVLCWYCEEASAAPVWASKCSLYGELQQIENPSFQHLNCLLTNAAINEDIPPEVVKAVVTQESSGWKQFENGEPIISEDGGIGLMQITNTQEGYDKEKLKYDIYYNIEAGVEILSSMYTRNDLPTIIGAGRKEIENWYFPVMAYNGTKPVNSPLYQETGDENTGAYQEKVFTHIEEDSFLEGTKLAQYPFKTTDFKYETDSDDNIVFLKKEYTLTDPLHQSNYHFKAGDNVIVTRDEVRLRQQPGGDNIVSELARNTSLVIKGNFTYDQSEDSKNQFVWYPVSTEDQSLVGYVSSSYLMEAVHIDKIDTNVSSPQEVNKAINISVVATGGTEKLYKFFLNDGTGWKVLRDYSTNNVYEWVPEKAGDYQVSVYVKDRNSTKEQDDFKITNFKITEPIITSVKLNSVTTNLSSPQQVNKEIQINAEATGGTEKLYKFYLYDGTGWKVLRDYSTNNVFKWVPVKSGDYQISVYVKDRNSTKEQDDFKIIPYKVTEPIIKPVEINSVTTNLLSPQQVNKEIQINAEATGGTEKLYKFYLHDGTGWKVLRDYSTDNVYKWVPAKPGDYQVSVYVKDRNSTKEQDDFKLITFKITEPIITSVKLNSVTTSLSSPQQVNKEIQINAEATGGTEKLYKFYLHDGTGWKVLRDYSTNNVYKWVPTKPGDYQVSVYVKDRNSTKEPDDFKVINYSIQN; the protein is encoded by the coding sequence ATGAAGCAATTATTATTAAGAGTAGCATTATTAACTTGCGTAGTACTCTGTTGGTATTGCGAAGAAGCTTCTGCGGCGCCAGTCTGGGCATCTAAATGTAGTTTATATGGTGAATTGCAGCAAATTGAAAATCCTTCTTTTCAGCATTTAAATTGTTTGTTGACGAATGCTGCTATAAATGAGGATATACCTCCTGAAGTTGTAAAAGCAGTGGTTACACAAGAAAGTAGTGGATGGAAACAATTTGAAAATGGTGAGCCAATCATCTCTGAAGATGGTGGAATCGGGCTTATGCAAATTACCAATACACAAGAAGGGTATGATAAAGAGAAATTAAAATATGATATCTACTATAATATTGAGGCAGGCGTCGAAATTCTTAGTAGCATGTACACTCGAAATGATCTTCCTACGATAATTGGGGCAGGAAGAAAGGAAATAGAAAACTGGTATTTCCCTGTTATGGCTTACAATGGTACAAAGCCTGTTAACAGTCCCCTTTACCAGGAAACTGGGGATGAAAATACAGGTGCCTACCAAGAAAAAGTTTTTACACATATTGAAGAAGATAGTTTCTTAGAGGGTACGAAATTAGCTCAGTACCCCTTTAAAACAACTGATTTTAAATATGAAACTGACAGCGATGACAATATTGTATTTCTGAAGAAGGAGTATACACTAACTGATCCATTGCATCAATCTAATTACCATTTTAAAGCAGGAGACAATGTTATTGTAACAAGAGATGAGGTAAGGTTAAGACAACAACCTGGTGGGGACAATATTGTCAGTGAATTAGCAAGGAATACAAGCCTGGTCATAAAAGGAAATTTTACGTATGATCAATCTGAAGATAGTAAAAACCAGTTTGTATGGTACCCAGTCAGTACGGAGGACCAATCGTTAGTAGGGTATGTTTCTTCCTCTTATCTTATGGAAGCCGTTCATATCGATAAAATTGATACGAATGTAAGTAGCCCTCAAGAAGTGAATAAAGCGATAAATATTTCAGTTGTTGCAACAGGTGGTACAGAAAAATTATACAAGTTCTTCTTAAATGACGGAACAGGCTGGAAAGTGCTGAGGGATTACTCGACAAATAATGTGTATGAATGGGTGCCTGAAAAAGCAGGGGATTACCAGGTATCCGTATATGTTAAGGATCGAAATTCAACAAAAGAACAAGATGATTTTAAAATAACCAATTTTAAAATCACTGAACCAATCATTACATCAGTAAAGCTGAATAGCGTGACAACAAACCTATCATCTCCACAACAAGTAAATAAGGAAATACAGATAAATGCAGAAGCAACGGGTGGAACAGAGAAGCTATATAAATTCTATCTATATGATGGAACAGGGTGGAAAGTCCTAAGAGATTACTCAACAAATAATGTATTTAAGTGGGTACCAGTAAAATCAGGAGACTATCAAATATCCGTCTATGTAAAGGATCGGAATTCAACAAAAGAACAAGATGATTTTAAGATAATACCATATAAAGTCACGGAACCAATCATCAAACCAGTAGAAATAAATAGCGTGACAACAAACCTATTATCTCCGCAACAAGTAAATAAGGAAATACAGATAAATGCAGAAGCAACGGGTGGAACAGAGAAGCTATATAAATTCTATCTACATGATGGAACAGGGTGGAAAGTCCTAAGAGATTACTCGACAGATAATGTATATAAATGGGTACCAGCAAAACCAGGGGACTACCAAGTATCCGTCTATGTAAAAGATCGGAATTCAACAAAAGAACAAGATGATTTTAAATTAATCACTTTTAAAATCACTGAACCAATCATTACATCAGTAAAACTGAATAGCGTGACAACGAGCCTATCATCTCCACAACAAGTAAATAAGGAAATACAAATAAATGCAGAAGCGACGGGTGGAACAGAGAAGCTATATAAATTCTATTTACATGATGGAACAGGGTGGAAAGTCCTAAGAGATTACTCGACAAATAATGTATATAAATGGGTGCCAACAAAACCGGGGGACTACCAAGTATCCGTATATGTAAAGGATCGAAATTCAACAAAAGAACCAGATGATTTTAAAGTGATTAACTACTCGATTCAAAATTAG
- a CDS encoding sigma-70 family RNA polymerase sigma factor — translation MYEDEIFEKLHEQFEPMIYHMIKKLAIYKDEQEFYQIGCIALWEASLRFNEEKGEFKSYVYSYIMGRMKTALTNERKKQETDHLLLFFTPQKKTSEDDFKLLLSNSNIESIASLLTSNQSKWLKAYCIKNKTPSEVAKDEGVSISAVKAWRRDAIAKLKKHSIEVLLGIK, via the coding sequence ATGTATGAAGATGAGATATTTGAGAAGCTGCATGAACAATTTGAACCAATGATTTATCACATGATTAAAAAACTAGCGATTTACAAAGATGAACAGGAATTTTATCAAATTGGCTGTATTGCATTATGGGAGGCTTCATTACGTTTTAATGAAGAAAAAGGGGAATTTAAGTCTTATGTTTATTCATATATCATGGGTCGAATGAAAACAGCACTTACGAATGAAAGGAAAAAGCAAGAGACGGATCATCTGCTCTTGTTCTTTACGCCCCAAAAAAAAACAAGCGAAGATGATTTTAAACTTCTACTATCAAATTCTAATATTGAAAGTATTGCCTCCCTTTTGACTTCAAATCAAAGCAAATGGTTAAAAGCCTACTGTATTAAAAATAAAACACCAAGTGAAGTTGCAAAGGATGAAGGGGTGTCAATATCTGCAGTTAAAGCATGGCGTAGGGATGCGATTGCTAAACTCAAGAAGCATTCTATTGAGGTTCTTTTGGGAATCAAGTAA
- a CDS encoding DUF1659 domain-containing protein produces MAVATLLDSQLSLVFNMGVDENGKDIYKRKNYNNVKTSATPDQLLQAAQAIASLQSETLTFVERNDTNQIDA; encoded by the coding sequence ATGGCAGTTGCAACATTATTAGATTCTCAATTAAGCCTAGTGTTTAACATGGGAGTGGACGAGAATGGCAAAGACATCTATAAACGTAAAAACTACAACAACGTCAAAACATCAGCAACACCTGACCAATTGCTTCAAGCAGCACAAGCGATTGCAAGCTTACAATCAGAAACACTAACATTCGTTGAGCGTAATGACACAAATCAAATTGATGCGTAA
- a CDS encoding DUF2922 domain-containing protein, whose translation MAKTLELQFLNTAGKTVKISVDSPVEPVDQTALNAAMDQILAANIFISTDGEFVSKKGARVIDRNVTEIALV comes from the coding sequence ATGGCGAAAACATTAGAGCTTCAATTTTTAAACACAGCAGGGAAAACAGTGAAAATCAGTGTGGATTCTCCAGTAGAACCAGTTGATCAAACTGCCCTAAATGCAGCAATGGATCAAATCTTAGCAGCTAATATTTTTATTTCAACTGATGGAGAATTTGTATCAAAGAAAGGTGCAAGAGTTATTGACCGTAATGTAACGGAAATTGCACTTGTATAA
- a CDS encoding HAD family hydrolase, which yields MEEQQKIILFDEVKELLETLYKDGKQLAILTNGEEKHQSKKIEQLELTRWISAENIFISGTHGYAKPKREIFEIMEEKLGLDKIKTVYIGDSFEKDVVGAKQVGWQAIWMNHRKRSLPENAAFKPDQEVYSAKELLNVFVGK from the coding sequence GTGGAGGAACAACAGAAAATCATCTTATTTGATGAAGTGAAAGAATTATTAGAAACTCTTTACAAGGATGGGAAACAGCTTGCAATTCTTACGAATGGGGAGGAAAAGCACCAGTCGAAGAAGATTGAGCAGTTAGAGCTTACTAGGTGGATTTCCGCAGAAAACATCTTTATATCTGGAACACACGGATATGCTAAACCAAAACGAGAAATCTTTGAGATTATGGAAGAAAAACTGGGGCTTGATAAAATAAAAACGGTTTATATCGGGGACTCTTTTGAAAAAGATGTTGTCGGGGCAAAACAAGTTGGGTGGCAGGCAATCTGGATGAATCATCGTAAAAGGTCTTTACCTGAAAACGCTGCTTTTAAGCCGGATCAAGAAGTATATAGTGCAAAAGAGCTTTTGAATGTGTTTGTTGGTAAGTAG
- a CDS encoding HAD family hydrolase encodes METIIFDVDDTLYDQALSFHKTFRKMFEGPFTDEEMDQIYRVSRKYSEILFDQSEAGEITQFEWQTGRITSACNEFNIPIDT; translated from the coding sequence ATGGAGACAATTATTTTTGACGTAGATGATACATTATATGACCAAGCACTTTCTTTTCATAAGACATTTAGAAAAATGTTTGAGGGGCCGTTTACAGATGAAGAGATGGATCAAATTTATAGAGTTAGTCGAAAGTATAGTGAAATTCTATTTGATCAAAGTGAAGCCGGTGAAATCACCCAATTTGAATGGCAGACTGGGCGTATTACCTCTGCATGTAACGAGTTTAATATTCCGATTGATACATAA
- a CDS encoding transposase: MPYKKRIWIPNRFYHVVCRGNRRDPLFRSHTDFQALFHILEQLHQKYPFELASYCFMTNHFHLQIRSQEVPLSKVMSLLNKRYANYYNTRYRLTGHVFEKRFYDKLIEDKEGMLEVSRYIHLNPVEAKMVKKPEFYQWSSFYFFKDDRYIPPCFLNVNHILDFYLGETEERRGKYCASVISQ; this comes from the coding sequence ATGCCATACAAGAAAAGAATCTGGATTCCGAATCGATTTTACCATGTCGTTTGTCGTGGAAATCGCCGTGATCCGCTTTTTCGTTCCCATACCGATTTTCAAGCACTCTTTCATATCCTCGAACAGCTCCATCAGAAATATCCATTTGAACTTGCCTCCTACTGCTTTATGACGAACCATTTCCATCTACAGATTCGATCACAAGAGGTACCTCTTTCTAAAGTGATGTCACTTCTCAATAAGCGGTATGCAAATTATTATAATACTCGTTATCGGTTGACTGGCCATGTGTTTGAAAAACGTTTTTATGACAAATTAATAGAAGACAAAGAGGGGATGCTTGAGGTAAGCCGTTATATTCATTTAAATCCTGTCGAGGCAAAGATGGTAAAGAAGCCGGAATTCTATCAATGGAGCAGTTTTTATTTCTTTAAGGATGATCGTTATATTCCCCCATGTTTTTTGAATGTCAATCATATACTTGATTTTTATCTTGGGGAGACGGAGGAAAGAAGGGGGAAATATTGTGCGTCTGTAATATCACAGTGA
- a CDS encoding YifB family Mg chelatase-like AAA ATPase yields the protein MTVKISSIGLRGLEGYRVQVEVQVSAGKESMVIVGLPDASVKESKERVLSAVRTLNCDVTDQKIVVNLSPSEQKKNGPFFDLAMAIGVLKDMGEFKGEIPEDSVFIGVLSLDGTVEKVEGMLPALIAAKTLGFMRVYLPYDPLLPVEMLEGLECIVIQHINEVLQHLDGQGILPLHDFMSSQTTMELTESTYKHSKDFCHIIGHEQAKEALEIAAAGEHNVLMSGPPGCGKSLLAETFPSILPPLTKEAQLEVISLYQLAKEQYLSPQIAPYRSPHHSASSVAIIGGGSYPKPGEISLAHRGVLFLDEMAEFQKKTLDMLRQPLEAGKVTISRSHSTVKYPSSFILIAAMNPCPCGFLGTSTHYCTCTAKQIQSYKNRISGPVYDRIDILLFLQSVNLNQPVKKVICSADIREKVEQARERQYERYQEQVCNAKIPFETLMKTSPLKEHQLGMIRQVASKQQWSNRVQIKIIRLARTISDLEGSREITDESIWKGITLRREHHRKAQIKAGER from the coding sequence TTGACCGTAAAAATTTCAAGTATTGGCTTAAGAGGACTTGAGGGTTACCGTGTACAGGTGGAGGTACAAGTTTCGGCGGGAAAGGAGTCGATGGTGATTGTTGGGTTGCCGGATGCGTCTGTGAAGGAGTCAAAGGAGAGAGTGTTATCAGCGGTCCGTACGCTGAACTGTGATGTAACCGACCAAAAAATCGTCGTGAACTTATCTCCATCTGAACAAAAGAAAAATGGGCCCTTTTTTGATCTAGCAATGGCAATCGGAGTACTAAAGGATATGGGAGAGTTCAAAGGGGAAATTCCGGAAGATTCCGTGTTTATTGGTGTTTTGTCATTAGACGGAACGGTAGAGAAGGTAGAAGGCATGCTTCCAGCGCTTATTGCAGCCAAGACTTTAGGGTTCATGAGAGTTTATTTGCCATATGATCCATTGCTTCCGGTAGAGATGCTTGAAGGATTGGAATGTATAGTGATTCAACATATTAATGAAGTGCTACAGCATCTAGACGGACAAGGTATTCTTCCACTCCATGACTTTATGTCATCACAAACAACAATGGAACTGACAGAGTCTACATATAAACATTCGAAGGATTTCTGTCATATCATTGGTCATGAACAAGCAAAAGAGGCATTGGAAATTGCAGCGGCTGGTGAACATAATGTCTTGATGAGCGGCCCTCCAGGTTGTGGGAAAAGTCTTTTAGCTGAAACGTTTCCTTCCATTTTACCCCCTTTAACTAAAGAAGCGCAGCTTGAAGTGATCAGCCTTTATCAGTTAGCGAAAGAACAGTATCTTTCACCACAAATCGCACCATATCGAAGCCCACATCACTCTGCATCATCTGTTGCCATTATAGGCGGTGGTTCATATCCGAAACCAGGAGAAATATCACTTGCTCATCGTGGTGTTTTGTTTCTGGACGAAATGGCAGAGTTCCAGAAGAAAACATTGGATATGCTAAGACAGCCGCTAGAAGCAGGGAAGGTCACGATTAGTCGATCACACTCTACGGTTAAGTATCCATCCTCTTTTATCCTCATTGCGGCCATGAATCCCTGTCCATGTGGATTTCTAGGTACCAGTACCCACTATTGCACGTGCACAGCCAAACAAATCCAATCGTACAAAAATAGAATTTCGGGTCCTGTTTATGATCGAATTGATATTCTGCTTTTTTTACAATCGGTCAATTTGAATCAACCGGTGAAAAAAGTAATATGTTCTGCTGATATTCGCGAAAAAGTAGAGCAGGCTCGAGAAAGGCAATATGAGAGATATCAGGAGCAAGTTTGTAACGCGAAAATTCCATTTGAAACATTAATGAAAACAAGTCCTTTAAAGGAACATCAGCTCGGCATGATTAGACAGGTGGCATCGAAACAGCAATGGAGCAACCGCGTTCAAATCAAAATCATTCGGTTGGCTCGAACGATTTCTGATTTAGAAGGAAGTCGAGAGATCACAGATGAATCGATTTGGAAAGGGATCACATTACGTCGTGAGCATCACCGCAAAGCACAGATAAAGGCAGGGGAAAGATAA
- a CDS encoding endonuclease/exonuclease/phosphatase family protein — MNNFRIATYNIRMETPSDHDDLWTNRKADVMKIIQDYDFDIVGLQEVKGSQLNDIKELTDYDYFGFGRSNDEANEYNTILYKKAKFNKLESGTFWLSETLKYAEKPKRWDADCSRICTWGQFSLKTTGKVFYVFNTHFDHMSEDARYHSAGILLNKLSSIGSDTPFFLTGDFNGNNNERFYQLLISKLVNVVEQSPHHIGPKVTCTGSGFNHELSWEKYQCIDYIFTNAFSKIVKTMVITDQFNRRYPSDHFPVCLDTIL, encoded by the coding sequence ATGAATAATTTTAGAATTGCTACTTATAACATCCGGATGGAAACACCATCTGATCATGATGATCTTTGGACAAATCGTAAAGCAGATGTCATGAAAATCATTCAAGATTATGATTTTGATATTGTCGGGTTGCAAGAAGTTAAGGGGAGTCAACTAAACGATATAAAGGAATTAACAGATTATGATTATTTTGGATTTGGCAGATCAAATGATGAAGCCAATGAATATAATACAATTTTATATAAAAAGGCAAAATTCAATAAGTTGGAATCAGGTACATTTTGGCTGTCAGAAACGCTTAAATACGCAGAAAAGCCTAAAAGATGGGATGCTGATTGTTCCAGAATTTGTACTTGGGGTCAATTTAGTCTAAAAACAACAGGAAAAGTGTTTTATGTTTTTAATACACATTTTGATCATATGAGTGAAGATGCTCGCTATCATTCGGCGGGAATTTTACTAAATAAACTCTCTAGTATAGGTTCAGACACCCCATTTTTTTTAACAGGTGATTTTAATGGCAATAATAATGAACGCTTTTATCAACTATTAATTTCTAAGCTAGTGAATGTTGTTGAACAGTCACCGCATCATATTGGCCCAAAAGTAACTTGCACAGGGAGCGGTTTTAATCATGAGCTTAGTTGGGAGAAGTACCAATGCATTGACTATATCTTTACAAATGCATTTTCCAAGATTGTTAAAACAATGGTCATTACTGATCAATTTAACCGTCGTTATCCTTCAGACCACTTCCCTGTGTGCTTGGATACAATTTTGTGA
- a CDS encoding ABC transporter permease, with amino-acid sequence MKILKNKTNKFNPVTIILSLFIMWFIFAFLVFPNVNTIYETFFGTGTFSLEPVQKLLGSERAVESILNSIILAIILVFTVNIIGVSLVLIIHYFDIKGSRIIKFSYYTTLIYSGVALNYGYKLVYGENSLLTKFLLQVNPNLNESWFSGLFAVAFVMTFACTSNHVLFLSSALKNVDYQTIEASKNLGASQITILKNVVLPTLKPTLFALTILTFLAGLAATSAPLVFGGDDFETITPMILTFANSSSSKDLATVLALILGIVTIIVLSFMLRSEEKGNYISISKTKTSLKKQKIENKTVNIIVHIAAYLLFIIYMMPVLTIIVYSLTDSLAISSGVINIDSLTFNNYLLTFSSVESLQPYLISLGYGLTASFLVVVFCLLCSYLMKKYQNRFTKWLDYLLMIPWFLPSTLIAVGLTVTFNKSQWVLFNQFLTGTLWLLLIGYIVANIPFTLRITKSAFFGINNEIDEAAKNLGANPFYTFVKVLLPIIIPSILGVFALNFIGILPDYDLTVFLYHPLYEPLGITIMNATGNSATADTKALSLVYTVILMVINTIILTLVYGNLSFNRRKNGGYE; translated from the coding sequence ATGAAAATTTTAAAGAATAAAACCAATAAGTTTAATCCAGTAACTATTATTTTATCCTTATTTATTATGTGGTTTATTTTCGCATTTTTGGTTTTCCCTAATGTTAATACAATTTATGAAACCTTTTTTGGAACCGGTACATTTTCACTTGAACCAGTTCAAAAGCTTTTAGGTTCCGAACGAGCAGTTGAAAGTATTTTGAATAGTATTATTTTAGCGATCATTTTGGTTTTTACAGTAAATATTATCGGCGTTTCTCTAGTTTTAATCATTCATTATTTTGATATTAAAGGTTCTAGAATTATAAAGTTCAGCTACTACACTACCCTTATTTATAGTGGAGTTGCTCTAAATTATGGTTATAAATTAGTTTATGGTGAAAACAGTCTGCTTACGAAGTTTTTGCTTCAAGTTAACCCGAATTTGAATGAAAGCTGGTTTAGTGGTTTATTTGCTGTAGCTTTTGTCATGACTTTTGCATGTACGTCTAATCATGTATTGTTTTTATCTAGCGCGTTAAAGAACGTAGATTATCAAACCATTGAGGCTTCTAAAAACTTAGGGGCATCACAAATAACAATCCTTAAAAATGTAGTGTTGCCAACCTTGAAACCAACTCTCTTTGCCTTAACGATCCTTACCTTTTTAGCAGGACTGGCAGCTACTTCAGCACCATTAGTGTTTGGCGGTGATGATTTTGAAACGATAACCCCTATGATTTTAACGTTTGCTAATAGTTCTAGCTCTAAAGATTTAGCAACCGTGCTTGCATTGATTTTAGGGATTGTTACGATAATTGTTTTATCTTTTATGTTGCGTTCCGAGGAAAAAGGTAATTATATATCAATTTCTAAAACAAAAACGAGTTTAAAAAAGCAAAAGATTGAAAATAAAACGGTTAATATTATCGTTCATATAGCTGCTTACTTATTGTTTATTATCTATATGATGCCTGTACTAACAATTATCGTATATTCCCTTACTGATTCATTAGCTATTTCATCAGGAGTCATTAATATAGATAGTTTAACTTTTAATAATTATTTGCTAACCTTTTCGAGCGTAGAATCACTGCAACCTTATTTAATATCCTTAGGCTACGGACTTACAGCTTCTTTTTTAGTTGTTGTTTTTTGTTTATTATGCTCCTACCTTATGAAAAAATATCAAAATCGATTTACAAAATGGCTAGATTACCTCTTAATGATTCCTTGGTTTCTGCCATCAACATTAATTGCAGTAGGGTTAACGGTAACCTTTAATAAGAGCCAGTGGGTATTGTTTAATCAATTCTTGACAGGGACACTTTGGCTGCTGTTAATTGGTTATATTGTTGCTAATATACCTTTCACATTACGTATTACCAAATCTGCCTTTTTCGGCATCAATAATGAAATTGATGAGGCTGCAAAAAACTTAGGTGCAAATCCTTTCTATACGTTTGTAAAAGTATTATTGCCAATTATCATTCCCTCTATATTAGGTGTCTTTGCTTTAAACTTTATCGGCATTCTGCCAGATTATGATTTAACTGTTTTTCTTTACCATCCTTTATATGAACCTTTAGGTATCACAATTATGAATGCTACAGGTAATTCTGCTACAGCAGATACCAAGGCTTTGAGTTTAGTTTATACCGTCATTTTAATGGTCATTAATACAATTATATTAACGTTAGTATATGGTAATTTAAGTTTTAATAGAAGAAAGAATGGTGGATATGAATAA
- a CDS encoding ABC transporter ATP-binding protein, producing the protein MITFKNITIKFDDFVAAKNLNFQVKDGEFFTFLGPSGCGKTTTLRSLVGFIHPAAGRIYVDKNDITDLPTEKRDIKMVFQSYALFPTMTVYENIAFGPKVNKANKNDIKQRVHEIAKKVDLNEKQLNKKVSELSGGQQQRVAIARALINKPSILVLDEPLSNLDAKLRKQLRNELKSLQKNFGITTIYVTHDQEEALTLSDRIAVFNDGEIEQIGTPEEIYEHSATKFVCNFIGDNNQLTPLVNKYPQKFNQLKLDEHTEFYSRIEKLKVFSAGQPFQLTEDEISFEGELIDSEYYGIYTKYSIKVENIVIRTILTENIPVDSIQSQKVTVVLNQKNILQYA; encoded by the coding sequence ATGATTACCTTTAAAAATATCACCATCAAATTTGACGATTTTGTAGCCGCGAAGAATTTAAATTTTCAAGTTAAGGATGGTGAATTCTTCACATTTTTAGGACCTTCCGGATGTGGCAAAACAACTACTTTACGATCGTTAGTTGGTTTTATTCATCCTGCAGCAGGAAGAATCTATGTAGACAAAAATGATATTACGGATTTACCAACCGAAAAACGTGATATCAAAATGGTTTTTCAAAGTTATGCGCTTTTTCCTACGATGACAGTATATGAAAATATAGCCTTTGGACCTAAGGTGAATAAGGCGAATAAAAATGATATTAAGCAAAGAGTTCACGAAATTGCAAAAAAAGTAGATCTTAATGAAAAGCAATTAAATAAAAAGGTCTCAGAATTATCAGGTGGTCAACAACAACGAGTCGCCATTGCTAGAGCACTTATCAATAAACCGAGCATTTTGGTATTAGACGAACCTTTATCAAATCTAGATGCCAAGCTAAGAAAGCAATTGCGAAATGAGTTAAAAAGTTTACAAAAAAACTTTGGTATTACAACAATCTATGTTACCCATGATCAAGAAGAAGCCCTAACATTGTCTGACCGGATTGCTGTATTTAATGATGGCGAAATTGAACAAATTGGTACACCAGAGGAGATTTATGAACATTCTGCTACCAAGTTCGTATGTAATTTCATTGGGGATAATAATCAACTTACACCACTGGTCAATAAATACCCTCAAAAGTTTAATCAACTCAAACTGGATGAACATACAGAATTTTATTCTCGAATTGAAAAATTAAAAGTTTTTTCAGCAGGGCAACCTTTTCAATTAACAGAAGATGAAATTTCGTTTGAAGGGGAATTGATTGATTCCGAATATTATGGAATTTACACGAAGTATTCCATAAAAGTTGAAAATATCGTTATTCGTACGATTTTAACGGAAAATATTCCAGTTGATTCCATTCAAAGTCAAAAAGTAACAGTCGTCCTTAACCAGAAAAATATTTTACAGTATGCATAG